The sequence AAAACTTGACTATTATGATGGCAGTACTCTTGTTGTGATATTGCCTCCGGTAACACTAGTACCCATGAATGAGGATGAATATATGCCCAGAGCAGAATGCAtgactgcccccccccccccgggggtATTAGAGTCAGGTCTGAGTGTGAGGAAAATTTCTGTTGCATTCGCTCAAGTTCTCTTGTTTAGGAAGGAATTGTATTCTTATTCGGTATGTATTATCTTACAGAAACTGATAAAATCGTTTCTCTCCGTGTACTGTATATCACACATTGCAAATTATCAGGCATCTACCACTGGAACAAACGAAGCTACATCGCATGAACTAATGAACAAGGCAACCTGATGCTTCAAAACTGTCATCACATATCATGGAACAACCTGTAAGTTTTGACATCGAGCGCAATGGATCTGATGGCACCGATGCATGCAAGAGCACCAATGATTGAGAACAAGATGGCGACAGCAGAGCTGAGCACCTTCACAGCACACTGCAATCCTGGGTTATCAGGCAACTTCCTAGTCTTCAGAAGTGCTAATGCAGGCAGCACAAAGTCCAGAGGGGTGAAGCCAACTGCTCCACAAATTGATACAAAGTCCCCAAAGAATGGCATTGCCGCGGAGATGAGGGTGATCACTGCCATGTATGTAGAAGTATAAATCAGCCTCCACAGCCAGGATTTGCAGCCCTTGTTCTTCACCTGAACCCGCCCTTCAAAGTAAGCGAATGTTGGCCTGCAGTATATCTTGGTGAAAAAGTACAGTTACTTGAGGATGGTTACTTGATGGTTATTGCAGATGGAAAATGACAGATGTTTACCTGGAAGCAACCTGTGATCTGAATGACCGCAAATAGGTTTGCCATTACAATTGCCCATCTTGGAGCAGTCAGGGAGGACAGGATGTAGGGCTGGACTTCAGAACCAAATGCCCAGTAGCCACTGAATGCCAGGGTCCAGTAGGACATGACGATGATCGTGTACGCTGCTGAGACGCCTTTGTACATGTTTGCCCTCACCGGTTCTCTCACCGTGCTCTGGATTCAGTCAAGGTTTGTGAGAATGACAGGATATTACGAGCATGAAACTCAATTGAATATCAAATGTGCACCTGAATTTCTGGCAGCATCGCATCGCCAAATGAGAACGCTATTGTGCCCAATGCGTTGAAAGCTCTGAAGATCTTAGTTGCAGTGCTTCCATGTAGACTGTAATCGACTTCCTTTCTATCGATCCGATATCCTGCAGTAGAAACAGCTGTTCATTCTTCCATTTTCAGCAATTTTAGCACTTCTTGCAGACTGAAAATGTGCTGAAATTACCATTATAGATTGTGACACCAATGGTTGTCCCTGCAAATCCAATGGTGCTAGCAGTGCAGGTGGCATTGACCCACCGGAGCGAATGGATGTCAGGGAGCTGAGAGAGGAGCAACTCGAATGCACCGAAAAGAAGGATGAACTGCTGCAGTGTCATTGCGCCCTTGTCAGAGGTGTAGTAGTTCCTGTACACAGCCTTGAGGCTGCTGCCGGCCGCAATCTGGATTGCAATGTTGTTGCCGACTGATGCCACCTGCTGGAATAATGACACATACCAGTAGCCCCAGGGACCTTCAATAAAGCACAGATTTTTGTCATCGCTTAATGGTAACTTTTCAGTTGCAGCACTGAAAAGAGTTGCTTTTAACTGAAAAGGAGTTCACTAATGAGACATTAAAACTACAGTAATCACTAAGAACATTTCTGTGAGAAATTAGTAGCATCATTGCTCTTTCAGTAACTCGTTCTGCATCTCAGAAGTTTCAGCTGTTGAAATATTGTCAGGTATAAAACAACAGTTTGATGAAGCGAAAATGTTACTGACCAAAGATGCTCTTTGCAAGTTGCCGGTAGCTGGTGTGCTTCTCTCCATTCCACTGCCACAGGGAGGCCACAACCAAGCTTGAACACCATGTAACCAATGTCCCAGTAACCAAGCTGCAAACACCTGTGGTTAAAGCAATTGATTACTGAATCAGTTGGAAGCAAAGGTTGCATATATGGCAAGAAAGCTGCTCTTACACTTATCAGAGTACACACACAACCTAAACAGTGGAGCAGCAGAAACTTAACCCCTGCATGGAGAGACTGATGCTACTCACCAAGAGGCCAGCCAAGGGAGGCAACAGCAAAGGGCAAGGGAGCATACGCCGCCGGCGTGGCGATCGTCGTCGCCACGTGGAACGCCGCGTGCCTCCACGtgcctctccctccctcgaCGCCGACGGTCACTGCCTCCTGATCCTCCGGTGCGCCACCTCTTGCCGGCGACGGCATGTGTGAAGTTGCTACTTGCTCTTCCCCTGCCTTCAATCAGTGATGCACCAGAGACAGAGATGCACGACATCTCACGCAGGCAGAGATCTCGCTTTCTTGGAAAGGAAAGCGCATGGAAAGTGGTGCACCAATTGTCTTAAGTTGACTATTTTCCCCTCGGCAGAGCCAGAGGAGTGGAAATGGAGATGGAGTGCAGCTTGTGATGTAAAGTTATGAGCACGTGGTATTTTTTATGTTAAGTAATATTGTGGCTATTAATGAAGCGAAATAAACGAGAAGCTCCCTGACACGTACTGTCTAGCGACGCCAGTTATCACCTAGCCAAACATGGTTTGATTCGCAGGACTACCTTCATGTTGACGACGACAACACCAACAAAATCTTTGTTCCAAACATATAAgatctaatttaaaaaaaagataataataataataataataataataataataataataataaaggtactaataataaaaaaaataaaataataatagtaaAGGAGACTAAAGTATATGTTATGATTCTACCATGTAGATTGTTAACTTCCACACGTTTCTATCcataaatagtttttttagatattctatttcttcaagtctctctttacagATTCCTCTCATATTAGGTTTGATCGACACCTGCCTTTCTTCATATTATCAATACGTCTCGGTATCTCTCTATACATAGGTGACTCTAGAGGTCTCCGTTGGATATGTCCAAACTATCTCAACTGATGTTGAAtaagcttttcttcaattgacGCTGTCCCTACACTATCACGTATATTATCATTTCGGATACAATCATTTCTTGTATAGCCACAAATCCATCGCAACATACGCATCTCTGCTACACTTAACTGTTAGACATGTCACCATTTAGTTGACCAACATTCGGCGACATACAACATCACTGGTCGAATCGACATCCTATATAACTTACCTTTCAGCTTTTGTAGTACCCTCTTGTCACAGAGGATGCCAGAAGCTTGACATCATTTCATCCATCCTGCTTtgattctataactaacatctttattgatatCATCATCTCTCTGTAGCATTGATCCCAAATATCAAAAGGTATACTTCTTGAGAATTACCTTTCCACCGAGACGAACACCTTCTCCCTCTTGCCTAGTATCACCAAAATCGCACTTCATATACTCGGTTTCAGTCCTAAAAGTCTAAAACCTTTCGATTCTAAAGTATATCTCAATGACTTCAATTTCCTATTAACCTCTATTCTACTCTCGtcaactagcaccacatcatcaatAAAAAGCATACACCAAGGGATATCTCTCTGAATGTCTCTTGTGACCTTATCCATCatcaaagcaaataaataagggCTAAAAGCGGACCCTTGATGTAGTCCTATTTTAAGCAGGAAGTCATCGGTGACACATTCACTTATTTGAACACTTGTCACAATGTTATTGTACACATCCTTGATGATAATGTACTTTGTTTGGACTTTATGATTCTCCAAAGCCCAccacatgatatttcttggtATTTTGCCGTAAGTCTTCTCCAAGTCAATgaatatcatgtgcattttcttcttttattccCTATATCTCTGCATAAGTTGCCTTAACCTCTTAGGCATGACACCAAATTGCTTTTTGTAATGCCAGTCATTCTTCTTAGGCAATGCTCAATAACTCTCTCACATAGCTTCATTGTATGGCTCATCAACTTAACTccacggtaattagtacaactttAAATATCTctcttattcttgaagattggtactaatatacttCTCTTACATTCTTCGGACATCTTGTTTGACCGAAAAATTAGGCTAAAGAGCTTAGTTAGCCATGCTATCGCTATatctccaaaacatctccacaCCTCAATGGGATACTATCAGGCCTGTCgccttgcctcctttcatcTTTTTTAAAGCTTCCTTGACCCTAGCTTCATGAATCCTTCGTACAAATCTCATGTTTATCATCAAAAGATTCATCCAACTCAATGGTAGAGCTCTCGCTCTCCCTGTTGAACAGTTCATCGAAGTACTCTCGTCATCTAGCCTTGATCTCACCATCTCTCACCAGAAATCGACTGGTCACATtttgatgcatttgacttggttgGCGTCTCTCATCTTCCTTTCACAGATCTTGGCTagatgtcattttcttttccctttgtGCCCAACCGCTGATAAAGGTCCTCAAAAGCCTAACCCATTGCTTCACTCACAGCTCGCTTTGCAGTCTTCTTTACCACTTTGTACTTCTCTATGTTGTTCGCACTCTTGTCAAGGTGTAAGCATCtgaaacattctttcttctccttgatagtCTTCTAAATATCCTTGCTCCAACACCAAGTGTCTTTAACTTCGCACCTACTTCCTTTGGTCACCCCAAAAACCTATGAAGTCACCTTCCTAATGCAAGTTGTCATCTCCATCCATATGTCGTTTTCATTCTCTCCTTCCTTCCAAGATCCCTCGTTAATAATCCTCTCCTTAAAGTTCTATGTCGCCTCTCCTTTGAGCTTCCACCACTTCATTCTTGCGAGTTTGGCACCCTTGTCCCGTCGAACACGAATGCGAAAGAAAAAGTCAGCCACCACAAGCTTATGTTGAGGGACAACACACTCTACAGGTATCACCTTACAATCTAAGTAAGCATATCTATCCTCTCTTCTTGCAAAGACAAAATCAATCTGGCTAGAGTAGTGGCCACTACTAAAGGTCACTAAATGGGGTTGTCTCTTTCTAAAGAAGGTGTTAGCTATTATCAAGTCGCAGGCCACAACAAAGTTCATGACATCATCTCCCTCTTGGTTCGTACCGCCAAACCCCAAAGCCCCTGTTCACGTCCTCAAATCCTACATTAGATGTACCTACATGGCCATTAAGGTCTCCTCCTATGAAGAGCTTCTCACTAATAGGCACACTACTAACTATGTCATCCAGATCTTCTCAGAATTGCTTCTTGATGCTCTCATTGTGACCTGATTGAGGGGCATACACGCTATAACATTCAAAACCAAATCCCCAATAACCAGCTTAACAAGGATAATCCTATCTCCGTGCCTTCTGACGTCCACCACTCTGTTCTTGAGGTTCTTGTCGATCAAGATGCCAACTCCATTTCTACTTGTGGTCCCCGTGTACCATAGCTTGAAGCTAGTATTCTCCACCTCCTTCGCCTTATGTCTCTTCCATTTAGTTTCCTGAACATATAGAATATTTACAAATCTCCTAACTGTTGTATCAACTAACTCTCGCAACTTACCTGTTAGGGATCTTACTTAGCTCGGCTAACTTCCTTACCCTTCGTACCCGTTGAGACAAATGCAAAGACACTTGCTTATTTTTTACTACACCCGGACGCCGATGTAGCGCACCACTAAGGATACGACGACTCGATCCTTGCCCACTTGTCACCGTATCCAGATTAAGATATTGCACGTCACCAAGAGGGTGGCGGACTGGCTCTTGTCCATTTAACATCACACCGAGTTCATATATAGCGCGTCGCTAAA is a genomic window of Phragmites australis chromosome 24, lpPhrAust1.1, whole genome shotgun sequence containing:
- the LOC133907334 gene encoding GABA transporter 1-like; this translates as MPSPARGGAPEDQEAVTVGVEGGRGTWRHAAFHVATTIATPAAYAPLPFAVASLGWPLGVCSLVTGTLVTWCSSLVVASLWQWNGEKHTSYRQLAKSIFGPWGYWYVSLFQQVASVGNNIAIQIAAGSSLKAVYRNYYTSDKGAMTLQQFILLFGAFELLLSQLPDIHSLRWVNATCTASTIGFAGTTIGVTIYNGYRIDRKEVDYSLHGSTATKIFRAFNALGTIAFSFGDAMLPEIQSTVREPVRANMYKGVSAAYTIIVMSYWTLAFSGYWAFGSEVQPYILSSLTAPRWAIVMANLFAVIQITGCFQIYCRPTFAYFEGRVQVKNKGCKSWLWRLIYTSTYMAVITLISAAMPFFGDFVSICGAVGFTPLDFVLPALALLKTRKLPDNPGLQCAVKVLSSAVAILFSIIGALACIGAIRSIALDVKTYRLFHDM